A single region of the Paramicrobacterium fandaimingii genome encodes:
- a CDS encoding alpha/beta hydrolase, translating into MDDVDAANSFAETIRKLESGTSDPDPRTDVDIASLVEQYPDLKHVTVTSQLIPAHSGDLPARLYTPAGTPRGALVWAHGGSFVGGNLNMPESNWVALALAARGFTVLSVEYTKALFGVHFPVPSIDLLDAWVWAVDELGIDLGAMHIGGASAGANLAAGVAVRLRDGQGPRPASAVLVYPLVHEVLPEGSAELQKVLTLVPSEARFPQSLVTQIVANYLGPDQPRGDPYAFAGNARLNDMAPIFILNSEYDEHRLSGEEFARQAMDAGVSVHLTFEPETLHGHLDQPHSPQAQRSITRIAEWLANYSPAEPSRV; encoded by the coding sequence ATGGACGACGTCGACGCCGCCAATTCGTTCGCCGAAACTATCCGCAAATTGGAAAGTGGCACGTCCGACCCTGATCCACGTACCGATGTCGACATCGCCTCGCTCGTTGAACAGTATCCGGATCTCAAGCATGTGACGGTAACGTCCCAGCTCATTCCCGCGCACAGCGGCGATCTTCCCGCCCGCCTTTATACACCGGCGGGCACCCCGCGCGGTGCTCTCGTATGGGCGCACGGCGGAAGTTTTGTCGGAGGAAACCTCAATATGCCCGAGAGCAACTGGGTTGCCCTCGCCCTCGCAGCACGCGGGTTCACTGTGCTGTCTGTCGAGTACACCAAGGCGTTGTTCGGCGTGCATTTTCCCGTGCCGTCGATCGATCTCCTTGACGCGTGGGTCTGGGCAGTCGATGAACTCGGAATCGACTTGGGTGCCATGCACATCGGCGGCGCGAGTGCGGGCGCGAACCTGGCGGCAGGGGTTGCCGTCAGACTTCGAGACGGCCAAGGGCCTCGTCCCGCGTCGGCCGTACTTGTCTACCCGCTCGTGCACGAAGTTCTTCCGGAGGGGTCCGCCGAGTTGCAGAAGGTCCTCACCCTGGTTCCCTCCGAGGCGCGTTTTCCGCAGAGCTTGGTCACTCAGATCGTTGCCAACTACCTCGGACCCGATCAGCCGCGTGGTGACCCGTATGCCTTTGCGGGTAATGCACGCCTCAACGACATGGCGCCGATCTTCATCCTCAATTCTGAGTACGACGAGCATCGTCTGTCGGGCGAAGAATTCGCCAGACAGGCGATGGATGCTGGCGTGTCTGTGCATCTCACTTTTGAGCCGGAGACCCTGCACGGCCATCTTGATCAGCCGCACAGCCCACAGGCCCAAAGAAGCATCACACGAATCGCCGAGTGGTTAGCGAACTACTCACCTGCCGAGCCGTCAAGAGTGTGA
- a CDS encoding pectin acetylesterase-family hydrolase, translating to MKVVTWVGAGLVCAFVVWSAVSAPLVVLALLGVLALLGVAFVLYVFRRPSSATALSEIADRKWHNVHLGDGTVSGDGSPYAIYVRRGESPNLIIHFSGGGACWDGETASRPITPLRVLRGYTRDLRAFYFASLTRLFPAGLTGLANRRDKKNAFRDWTFVFVPYSTGDLHVGDTVNDYTRDGRTYTVHHNGRANVSAALEWVFANVPRPTKVMVSGESSGAWASVFYAPVVADHYPDKPVFCLSDGAGIVSRRWPELFERVWNAGGPEVIGFRVGTDVYSDAISRRVDPTPENLVYLHSNTLYDDTLTRFSAALNGTPTDTDQFIDGWAHQTRESMRQLSESAYDYRYFLSDWSHNTRRHTTAHTVTTNDLFHKCRAGGMTYSRWLARNVIDDEAVSVGEEHLAEPCSRSENAESALLGGLTNRHD from the coding sequence ATGAAGGTTGTCACGTGGGTGGGCGCAGGACTCGTCTGCGCATTCGTGGTGTGGAGCGCGGTGAGCGCTCCACTCGTGGTCCTCGCGCTCCTTGGCGTGCTCGCGCTCCTTGGCGTCGCGTTCGTGCTGTACGTCTTCAGACGCCCCTCGTCGGCGACCGCACTGAGCGAGATCGCCGACCGCAAGTGGCACAACGTCCACTTGGGGGATGGCACGGTCAGCGGAGACGGATCCCCGTACGCGATCTACGTGAGGCGGGGTGAATCGCCGAACCTGATCATCCACTTCTCGGGCGGCGGGGCCTGCTGGGACGGTGAGACGGCGTCGCGTCCCATCACCCCGCTGCGCGTCCTGCGCGGCTACACCCGAGATCTGAGAGCGTTCTACTTCGCCTCTCTCACCCGGCTCTTCCCCGCCGGTCTCACTGGGCTGGCGAACCGCCGTGACAAGAAGAACGCGTTCCGCGACTGGACGTTCGTCTTCGTTCCCTACAGCACGGGAGATCTGCACGTCGGCGACACCGTCAATGACTACACCCGCGACGGTCGCACCTATACGGTCCACCACAACGGAAGGGCCAACGTCTCGGCGGCACTGGAGTGGGTGTTCGCCAACGTTCCCCGTCCGACCAAGGTCATGGTCTCGGGCGAGAGCTCCGGGGCCTGGGCATCGGTCTTCTACGCCCCGGTCGTCGCCGACCACTACCCCGACAAGCCGGTCTTCTGTCTCTCCGACGGGGCGGGGATCGTCTCCCGCCGTTGGCCGGAGTTGTTCGAGCGCGTCTGGAATGCCGGCGGTCCCGAGGTTATCGGGTTCCGCGTCGGCACAGACGTCTACAGCGACGCCATCTCTCGCCGCGTCGACCCCACACCAGAGAACCTCGTGTACCTGCACAGCAACACGCTCTACGACGACACGCTCACTCGGTTCTCCGCTGCCCTCAATGGCACACCCACCGATACCGACCAGTTCATCGACGGCTGGGCCCATCAGACCAGGGAATCGATGAGGCAGCTGAGCGAATCCGCGTACGACTACCGATACTTCCTGAGCGACTGGAGCCACAACACGAGACGCCACACAACCGCTCACACGGTGACCACCAACGACTTGTTCCACAAATGCCGGGCCGGTGGAATGACCTATTCCCGATGGCTCGCGCGGAATGTCATCGACGACGAAGCCGTCTCGGTGGGCGAGGAACACCTTGCGGAACCATGCTCTCGCTCAGAGAACGCGGAGTCCGCACTCCTGGGAGGCCTGACGAACCGTCATGACTGA
- a CDS encoding TetR/AcrR family transcriptional regulator, with protein sequence MTEASPQGRRERKKNATRTKILDAATALFLERGFDAVTVSEIANAADVTSKTVFAHFAQKEALLFGDEAQQHARLVAAVRNREQTTPISAALRAHYLKEIAEMNTGPGRRLLAVMEQAPTVVEYAERMWVRHEDALIAEITRQFRLDVATDAIRLYVRFALQIQLLARRSPDPGATIDAGFGLLDEGWRRYCSTIDSLL encoded by the coding sequence ATGACTGAAGCATCTCCACAGGGCCGACGCGAGCGGAAGAAGAACGCGACTCGAACGAAAATCCTGGACGCGGCGACGGCTCTGTTTCTCGAGCGCGGCTTCGACGCCGTCACCGTCAGCGAGATCGCCAATGCTGCGGACGTCACGTCGAAAACCGTGTTCGCGCATTTCGCGCAGAAGGAGGCCCTCCTCTTCGGCGACGAGGCTCAGCAGCATGCACGCCTTGTCGCAGCAGTGCGCAACCGTGAGCAGACAACGCCGATCTCGGCCGCGCTGCGGGCTCACTACCTGAAAGAGATCGCTGAGATGAACACAGGGCCGGGCCGGCGCCTTCTCGCCGTCATGGAGCAGGCCCCGACCGTTGTCGAGTACGCCGAGCGAATGTGGGTCCGTCACGAGGACGCCCTCATCGCGGAGATCACCCGCCAATTTAGACTGGATGTCGCGACAGACGCGATCCGCCTCTACGTCCGCTTCGCGCTCCAGATCCAGCTCCTCGCACGCCGCTCCCCGGACCCGGGAGCGACGATCGACGCGGGATTTGGCCTCCTCGACGAAGGATGGCGACGCTACTGCAGCACGATCGACTCGCTTCTGTGA
- a CDS encoding FAD-dependent oxidoreductase produces MPDVAVVGAGPIGTLVAALLQRRGLETAVYERRDAISQRPRAVGIHPPAVAVLRQLGLELPGARPIARGEARDHDRVLGAMRFAPPVLMQPQHLLQTELDAHVRHLRRATPVTGVENGARSARVHVPGGAVGARIVIAADGVDSSIRGESDAAWRRHAGRGRYLMADVGDDSELGDAAVLWFAQRGVVESFPLPSSRRRWVARAAIGTDLAQLVGERTGVRLPPSTAEQTSSFIAAQHLADRWVQGRIVLLGDAAHEISPIGGQGMNLGILDAAALVPCLISALDGDTAALDSWERERKGTARKAMAQAAFNMSVGTPIPAFAQPFRRAGVRVLTWGPLARRLEAAFTMAQL; encoded by the coding sequence GTGCCTGACGTTGCCGTCGTGGGCGCTGGCCCGATCGGAACGCTTGTCGCCGCCCTCCTGCAGCGCCGCGGCCTGGAGACGGCCGTGTACGAGCGACGCGACGCGATCTCACAGCGTCCCCGCGCCGTCGGAATCCACCCGCCCGCCGTCGCCGTTCTGCGTCAGCTCGGTCTCGAACTTCCCGGGGCACGGCCGATAGCGCGAGGCGAAGCACGGGATCATGATCGTGTGCTCGGCGCAATGCGTTTCGCTCCTCCCGTGCTCATGCAGCCGCAGCATCTCCTGCAAACGGAGCTCGACGCGCACGTTCGACATCTCCGCCGCGCAACTCCGGTCACCGGCGTGGAGAACGGCGCGCGCTCTGCCCGCGTGCACGTTCCCGGCGGTGCCGTCGGTGCGCGCATCGTGATCGCCGCAGATGGCGTCGACAGCAGCATCCGGGGTGAATCGGATGCCGCCTGGCGGCGCCACGCTGGCAGAGGCCGCTACCTCATGGCCGATGTCGGCGATGACTCAGAGCTCGGCGACGCGGCTGTGCTGTGGTTTGCGCAACGCGGCGTCGTCGAGTCGTTTCCGCTTCCCTCGTCACGACGTCGGTGGGTCGCGCGAGCGGCGATCGGCACCGATCTGGCACAACTGGTCGGCGAGCGCACGGGCGTCAGGCTCCCGCCCTCTACTGCTGAGCAAACGAGCTCATTCATCGCCGCGCAGCACCTCGCCGATCGATGGGTGCAGGGGCGCATCGTGCTTCTCGGCGATGCCGCCCACGAAATCAGCCCCATCGGAGGCCAGGGAATGAACTTGGGAATCCTGGATGCTGCCGCTCTCGTCCCGTGCCTGATCAGTGCTCTCGACGGCGACACCGCCGCGCTCGATTCCTGGGAGCGCGAGCGGAAGGGAACCGCGAGAAAGGCGATGGCGCAGGCCGCGTTCAACATGAGCGTCGGAACGCCGATTCCCGCGTTCGCCCAGCCGTTCAGGCGCGCCGGGGTTCGCGTGCTCACGTGGGGGCCACTCGCCCGGCGGCTCGAGGCAGCGTTCACGATGGCGCAGCTGTGA
- a CDS encoding methyltransferase domain-containing protein: MMAGLRQRDDSLTERMDDPDCDPALLRRTYQRFEVVNRLVAGWRRTYVAHVRPRLRAARARGHVPRVLDVGCGAGDVTRALERWAARDGLRIEVTGVDPDAIAIDEATAAATRSGSHARFLRVRAGELGEKFDVVVSNHVLHHIDDLPTFLDETAGCCAHGGLVVHSDIERSLFAYAAFSVLALPFTAGNLIREDGLLSIRRSYTASELRVVVPVPWHVTTQSPSRVLLRSEVLGA; this comes from the coding sequence ATGATGGCAGGCCTGCGCCAACGCGACGACTCTCTGACGGAGCGAATGGACGACCCCGACTGCGATCCGGCGCTTCTGCGCCGCACCTATCAGCGCTTCGAGGTCGTGAACAGACTCGTCGCCGGGTGGCGCCGCACATATGTCGCGCACGTGCGCCCTCGACTTCGGGCGGCACGGGCTCGGGGGCACGTGCCTCGAGTGCTCGACGTTGGGTGCGGCGCGGGCGACGTCACCCGAGCGCTCGAGCGCTGGGCGGCACGCGATGGACTGCGCATCGAGGTGACGGGGGTCGATCCGGATGCTATCGCCATCGATGAGGCCACGGCCGCCGCAACACGCAGCGGCTCTCACGCTCGGTTTCTGCGCGTGCGGGCCGGCGAGCTCGGCGAGAAGTTCGACGTTGTCGTCTCGAACCATGTGCTGCACCACATCGACGACCTGCCGACATTTCTTGACGAGACAGCCGGATGCTGCGCGCACGGCGGTCTTGTCGTGCACAGCGACATCGAGCGCTCCCTCTTCGCGTATGCGGCGTTCAGCGTGCTCGCTCTGCCGTTCACCGCGGGCAATTTGATTCGCGAAGACGGTCTGCTGTCGATTCGTCGCAGCTACACGGCGTCGGAGCTGCGGGTCGTCGTTCCCGTGCCCTGGCACGTGACGACGCAATCGCCGAGCCGCGTCCTTCTGCGCAGCGAGGTTCTCGGTGCCTGA
- a CDS encoding type III polyketide synthase, with amino-acid sequence MSISIASLATVTPDTVLHQNEVRDVFASQPELSRLAQRLISTSFDQSGIETRRSAIVEFDRSVDVEHPEFYDSRSGLLLSPGTKARNDLFTEAAGKLYVDAARKATADIDTDTVTHIITVSCTGFFAPGPDFLIARELGLRPNVQRYNLGFMGCYASMPALRLAQQLCAADPDAVVLVVSVELCTLHVRSSSDPDQIIASSLFADGAGAAVVHTGAGLASLDSFDTRVTPTGEEAMAWTIGDEGFLMVLSSYVPHIIGEHITGALDGLIGDTTPRDITHWALHPGGRSIVDRVETALDLAPEQLAASRSVLREFGNMSSATVLFVLERILADAQTGDSVCALAFGPGLTVESALLTVE; translated from the coding sequence ATGTCCATCTCGATCGCGTCACTGGCCACCGTCACCCCCGACACCGTGTTGCATCAGAACGAGGTTCGCGACGTCTTCGCCTCGCAGCCGGAGCTCAGCAGGCTCGCCCAGCGACTCATCTCGACGAGCTTCGACCAGTCAGGCATTGAGACACGGCGCTCGGCAATCGTCGAGTTCGACCGAAGCGTCGACGTCGAGCATCCGGAATTTTACGACAGTCGATCTGGCTTGCTGCTCTCACCCGGCACCAAAGCGCGCAACGATCTGTTCACAGAAGCGGCGGGGAAGCTGTACGTCGACGCCGCCCGAAAGGCGACGGCAGATATCGACACAGACACGGTCACCCACATCATCACCGTCTCGTGCACGGGGTTCTTCGCGCCGGGCCCCGACTTTCTGATCGCACGGGAGCTCGGGCTGCGCCCCAACGTGCAGCGCTACAACCTCGGATTCATGGGATGCTACGCGTCAATGCCCGCGCTTCGCCTCGCCCAGCAGCTGTGCGCCGCCGATCCTGATGCTGTCGTGCTCGTCGTGAGCGTCGAGCTGTGCACACTGCACGTGCGATCGTCGAGCGACCCCGACCAGATCATCGCGTCATCGCTCTTCGCCGACGGGGCCGGCGCCGCCGTCGTACACACGGGCGCCGGCTTGGCGAGCCTCGACTCGTTCGACACTCGTGTGACGCCGACGGGGGAAGAGGCGATGGCCTGGACGATCGGCGACGAGGGCTTTCTCATGGTGCTCTCGAGCTACGTTCCGCACATTATCGGCGAGCACATCACGGGCGCACTCGACGGCCTCATCGGCGACACGACACCGCGCGACATCACGCACTGGGCACTGCACCCGGGCGGGCGCAGCATCGTCGACCGCGTCGAGACAGCGCTCGACCTTGCGCCTGAGCAGCTCGCAGCATCGCGGTCTGTTCTGCGCGAGTTCGGCAACATGTCGAGCGCAACAGTTCTGTTCGTACTCGAACGCATCCTCGCCGATGCGCAGACAGGCGACAGCGTCTGCGCGCTCGCCTTCGGGCCGGGGCTCACCGTCGAATCTGCACTGCTGACGGTGGAATGA
- a CDS encoding MFS transporter — MFRSLSGFNYRIWFIGALVSNIGAWMQATTQDWVVLVDLTDNNALAVGTTMALQFGPQLLMVPISGYIADHFDRRKILMCTQSGLMLLAAGLGILLLTGVAELWHVFIFAFTLGVVNAIDTPARQVFVSDLVGQDNMANAVSLNSASFNTARLIGPAVAGILIALVGSGWVFMINAVSFLAVLTVLISLRVKDLYPSPRATGSPIKNIVEGFLYVKARPDLTVIFVIVFIMGAFGMNFPIVASTMAVEFGRGASEYGALSSILAIGSLTGALLAARRARPQMRIVITAAGLFGAASTVSGVMPTYVSFAISMILVGFSTVTLLTTANSYVQTTSAPIIRGRVMALYAAILMGSTPVGAPIVGWIANAFGARWTLGVGALAGFAACAVGLGWLIVSRELRLHRDPASRWRLVVTHFGKPMPGAATTNLGRMGLTTPIQVVHGDGGAAEYLDVHGKPFGASAKDTTPDAVGERADTTEIPAASAEETFLETASIALPASAPQAVPLIEPETLTGQIRVKYLDDDDEQADRP, encoded by the coding sequence ATGTTCCGCTCGTTGTCGGGCTTCAACTACCGCATCTGGTTCATCGGTGCCCTCGTGTCGAATATCGGCGCGTGGATGCAGGCGACGACGCAGGATTGGGTCGTGCTCGTCGATCTGACAGACAACAATGCCCTCGCGGTGGGAACGACGATGGCGCTGCAGTTCGGGCCGCAGCTGCTGATGGTTCCCATTTCGGGATATATCGCCGACCACTTCGACCGACGCAAGATCTTGATGTGCACGCAGTCAGGGCTCATGCTGCTCGCGGCGGGACTCGGCATCCTGCTGCTCACCGGCGTTGCCGAGCTCTGGCACGTGTTCATCTTCGCGTTCACCCTCGGCGTTGTGAATGCCATCGACACCCCGGCGAGACAGGTGTTCGTCTCCGATCTCGTCGGTCAAGACAACATGGCGAATGCTGTCTCTCTCAACTCGGCGTCGTTCAACACGGCTCGGCTCATTGGCCCGGCGGTCGCGGGCATTCTGATCGCCCTCGTCGGCTCGGGCTGGGTGTTCATGATCAATGCAGTGTCATTTCTCGCCGTACTCACCGTGCTCATCAGCCTGCGGGTGAAGGACCTGTACCCAAGCCCGCGCGCAACGGGAAGCCCGATCAAGAACATCGTCGAGGGCTTTCTCTATGTGAAGGCGCGGCCCGACCTCACGGTGATCTTCGTGATCGTCTTCATCATGGGCGCGTTCGGCATGAACTTCCCCATCGTCGCCTCGACGATGGCCGTCGAGTTCGGCAGGGGCGCAAGCGAGTATGGAGCGCTGTCGTCGATTCTGGCGATCGGCTCCCTCACCGGTGCGCTGCTCGCGGCACGGCGCGCCAGACCACAGATGCGCATCGTGATCACGGCCGCGGGACTGTTCGGCGCGGCATCCACGGTCTCGGGCGTCATGCCCACCTACGTATCGTTCGCGATCTCGATGATTCTCGTCGGTTTCTCGACGGTGACGCTGCTGACAACGGCGAACAGCTACGTTCAAACAACGTCCGCCCCGATCATCCGGGGGCGCGTGATGGCGCTGTATGCGGCGATTCTCATGGGATCAACGCCGGTCGGGGCGCCCATCGTCGGCTGGATCGCCAACGCGTTCGGCGCGCGATGGACCCTCGGGGTCGGTGCGCTTGCCGGTTTCGCCGCGTGCGCCGTTGGACTGGGCTGGCTGATCGTCTCGCGCGAGCTGCGGCTGCACCGCGACCCGGCGTCCCGCTGGAGGCTCGTCGTCACCCACTTTGGAAAGCCGATGCCCGGCGCCGCCACAACGAACCTCGGGCGCATGGGCCTGACCACGCCCATTCAGGTTGTGCACGGCGACGGCGGCGCAGCCGAGTACCTCGACGTTCACGGGAAGCCTTTCGGGGCCAGCGCGAAAGACACGACTCCGGATGCTGTCGGCGAGCGCGCCGACACCACGGAGATCCCCGCCGCCTCTGCCGAAGAGACGTTCCTCGAGACGGCGTCCATCGCGCTACCGGCGTCGGCCCCGCAAGCGGTGCCGCTCATCGAGCCCGAGACACTCACAGGGCAGATTCGCGTGAAGTACCTCGATGACGACGATGAACAGGCCGATCGCCCCTGA
- a CDS encoding MarR family winged helix-turn-helix transcriptional regulator produces MARTIGEQSTELRIATFRLARRLRAEKADGELSDAHFSVLAGLHKHGKETLTALAEREGVSAPSMNRTVNSLQEWGYIERVADEHDKRKVIVTLTDSGHETVMKTVKKRDRWLHQQLRTLSPDDRATLAAASDLMRSLATQ; encoded by the coding sequence GTGGCAAGGACTATTGGCGAACAGAGCACAGAGCTGCGCATCGCGACGTTTCGACTGGCTCGCAGACTGCGAGCTGAAAAGGCAGACGGCGAGCTCAGCGATGCCCACTTCTCGGTGCTGGCCGGGCTTCATAAACACGGCAAGGAGACCCTGACCGCCCTTGCCGAACGGGAGGGCGTCTCTGCGCCCTCGATGAATCGTACGGTCAACTCTCTGCAGGAGTGGGGCTATATCGAGCGCGTCGCTGACGAGCACGATAAGCGCAAGGTGATCGTCACTCTGACGGATTCCGGCCACGAAACCGTCATGAAGACAGTGAAGAAACGGGATCGCTGGCTGCATCAGCAATTGCGCACACTCAGCCCCGACGATCGCGCCACACTCGCGGCCGCAAGCGACCTGATGAGGAGCCTCGCCACCCAGTGA
- a CDS encoding alpha/beta fold hydrolase, whose product MATFVLIPGAGGAGEVYWREVAAELIARGHTAIPVEIAGDDPALGLPEYAAITDEAIGAHSDVVVVAQSLGGFTAPMITKRDALSRIVLLNAMIPLPGETPGQWWGATGWESARHAANARAGRSDDLDTDEVFLHDVPDSVKAAMAESGREPAATPFEQPCAFAEWPNVPVHVLVGADDRLFPADFQVRVARERLGIAADVMPGGHLAAKSRPIDVAERLIRYVETGGMAR is encoded by the coding sequence ATGGCGACATTCGTTCTGATTCCCGGCGCTGGTGGGGCGGGGGAGGTCTACTGGCGAGAGGTCGCGGCGGAGCTGATCGCGCGCGGTCACACCGCAATCCCGGTTGAGATCGCGGGGGACGACCCCGCGCTGGGTCTTCCCGAGTACGCGGCGATCACAGACGAGGCGATCGGTGCGCACAGCGATGTCGTCGTCGTGGCGCAATCGCTTGGCGGGTTCACCGCTCCCATGATCACCAAGCGTGATGCTCTTTCGCGGATCGTCCTGCTCAACGCGATGATTCCTCTCCCGGGCGAAACTCCTGGCCAGTGGTGGGGTGCCACAGGTTGGGAATCGGCGCGTCATGCTGCCAACGCCCGTGCGGGTCGGTCCGACGACCTCGACACGGACGAGGTATTTCTTCACGATGTCCCTGACAGTGTGAAAGCTGCGATGGCAGAATCCGGCCGCGAACCCGCCGCGACTCCGTTCGAACAGCCGTGCGCGTTCGCCGAGTGGCCCAACGTGCCTGTGCACGTGTTGGTCGGTGCAGATGACCGGCTCTTCCCTGCTGATTTTCAAGTGCGGGTTGCCCGTGAACGGCTCGGAATCGCCGCTGACGTGATGCCCGGCGGTCACCTCGCAGCGAAGAGCAGACCCATCGACGTGGCCGAACGGCTCATCCGATATGTCGAAACCGGTGGCATGGCAAGGTGA
- a CDS encoding alpha/beta fold hydrolase gives MRPAHTAEPDVTRTLVDDENVRITYYEWTAAKPRGIVHIAHGAGEHARRYAPLAADLVAAGYTVFADDHRGHGQTGRDYLGLSHLGPRGMKGAITSLLRVAETVREQHPDLPLFGIGHSWGALLMQKVIARSGVYDGVVLSGTALAVPGVLNAGDLNKPWRGAGSTGLEWLSRDANVGAAFDADVLCFDIAEKPVWNLTQALSFLGRPSPRMPRDIPVLIMVGSDDTVGGERGATMLAESYSARAGLSDVDLQIFPDARHEVYNETNRDEVVARLTRWLDEHASRAQIGEAR, from the coding sequence ATGCGGCCAGCACATACTGCGGAACCGGACGTCACGCGAACGCTCGTCGATGACGAGAACGTTCGCATCACGTACTACGAGTGGACGGCGGCGAAGCCGCGTGGAATCGTGCATATCGCGCACGGAGCGGGGGAGCATGCCCGTCGGTACGCTCCGCTTGCCGCGGACCTCGTTGCCGCGGGGTACACGGTCTTTGCTGACGATCATCGCGGACACGGGCAGACGGGCCGTGATTATCTCGGGCTCTCGCACCTGGGCCCACGGGGCATGAAGGGCGCAATCACCTCGCTTCTGCGTGTGGCCGAAACGGTGCGCGAGCAGCATCCGGATCTGCCGCTTTTTGGAATCGGGCACAGCTGGGGTGCCCTGTTGATGCAAAAGGTGATCGCTCGATCAGGGGTGTATGACGGCGTGGTTCTGAGCGGAACCGCGCTTGCCGTCCCCGGTGTGCTGAATGCCGGGGACCTCAACAAGCCGTGGCGCGGCGCCGGATCGACGGGGCTCGAGTGGCTCAGTCGCGATGCGAACGTGGGCGCCGCCTTCGACGCCGACGTGCTGTGTTTCGACATTGCCGAGAAGCCGGTGTGGAATCTCACCCAGGCGCTGTCGTTTTTGGGCAGGCCGTCGCCGCGGATGCCCCGGGACATCCCCGTGCTCATCATGGTCGGCTCCGACGACACGGTCGGCGGCGAGAGAGGCGCCACGATGCTCGCTGAGTCGTACAGTGCGCGGGCAGGTCTGAGCGATGTCGACCTGCAGATCTTCCCCGACGCACGGCACGAGGTGTACAACGAGACGAACCGCGACGAGGTCGTCGCCCGGCTCACTCGCTGGCTCGATGAGCACGCGTCACGCGCCCAGATCGGCGAAGCGAGGTAA
- a CDS encoding NRDE family protein — protein sequence MCTVIIQVPASSDGIVRLLAVRDEDPGRPWRPLGAWWPHDYPDAVGVLDVRAGGAWLGADPVRGRLAVMLNRPDSLDVDPRTLESRGGLVLESVAGRSPRQPRTAGFNLVEVHGATVTVTTWDGDSIGIEELVPGTHMIEHHDVDDPGSARITRWLPEFQDAAPRGGAVHDAWWADWAVILERSGVLSPGDDAAIIRDNRAHGYPTLSLLACVASVSTDAADVRFAPLQTPGEWNALDFVPPVQPE from the coding sequence ATGTGCACGGTCATCATTCAGGTACCCGCGTCGTCCGATGGGATCGTTCGCCTGCTTGCCGTGCGCGATGAAGACCCGGGGCGGCCGTGGCGGCCGCTTGGCGCCTGGTGGCCGCACGACTATCCGGATGCCGTCGGTGTTCTCGACGTGCGGGCGGGCGGCGCGTGGCTCGGCGCCGACCCTGTGCGCGGGCGACTCGCGGTTATGCTCAATCGTCCCGACTCGCTCGACGTTGACCCCCGCACGTTGGAGTCGCGCGGCGGTCTCGTGCTCGAGAGCGTTGCCGGTCGGTCTCCACGGCAGCCGCGCACCGCTGGATTCAACCTCGTCGAGGTGCACGGTGCGACCGTGACCGTGACGACGTGGGACGGCGACAGCATCGGCATCGAGGAGCTCGTGCCCGGCACACACATGATCGAGCACCACGATGTTGACGATCCGGGCTCAGCGCGCATCACGCGGTGGCTGCCCGAGTTTCAGGATGCCGCGCCGCGCGGTGGAGCTGTGCACGACGCATGGTGGGCAGACTGGGCCGTCATTCTTGAGCGCAGCGGGGTGCTGTCGCCTGGCGACGACGCCGCGATCATCCGCGATAATCGAGCCCACGGCTACCCGACGCTCTCGCTTCTCGCTTGCGTCGCGAGCGTCTCGACCGACGCGGCCGACGTGCGCTTCGCGCCGCTTCAGACACCGGGGGAGTGGAACGCACTCGACTTCGTTCCGCCGGTGCAGCCCGAGTAG